The segment GCTTTCGCCAGGGCGGCCATCTCGCGTTCCCAATCGAAGAAATCGGGCCTGGCCAGACCGCTCGAAACCTTGCCCCGGGCGGTAAAGCTGGTGCCGGGGCGGCCGGCCAGCATGGGGCGCAGGGCATTGGCCAGGAAAATGGACAGCGAATCCCCGGCCACGAGCACCGAACGCCCGGGGGCGATGCCCAGCGACGGGCGCGGCGCGGCGGCCTTCGCGACCGGAGCGGGGGCGGGCGACGTCGTCTTCTTGACGGCGACCTGGCGCGGGATCGGAGCCGGCCTGGCGGCGGGAGCGGCCTTCGCCGGCTCGGGCGCGGGGGGATCAAGGGCGGCAAGGGTTACCAGCCGCAACCGGCGGCCGGGGCCGCCGAGGTGATGGTCTTCGTTGACGGCCACCGGACCGGACAGCGGATGGGTGGCTTCCTTGTCCACGGTCAGACGCACCTGGTAGGCCGCGACGGTTTCCCGCACGGCGTGCAGATCCGGTTTGGCGGCGGCTTGCGGGGCGTTGGGCGTAAGGTCGAGGGACGCCACCAGGGTGCGCAGGGAATCGTCGCCGGCCGGCCGTGGCGCTGGAACAGGGTCGCAGTACGGCGCGCTGGGCGCGCCGCAGAGCATGGCCACGAGTGCGGCCAGAAAAAACAGGCTCTTGCCGATCCGGAAACGTGTCGGAAGCATGGCGTCTGTCGTGGCGTCTGGCATGGCGGTGAGGGTGGTTTGCCGCCGTCCGGATCGTCCGGCCGGGGCTTGGCCGGTGGAAATGCAAGGCTCGGGCCGAAACTGTCTTTTACTTACTATCTTGAATTATTGTATTTTGTCGAAGAGGCAGGGCGTCACTTCGCTGACGCCGTTGTCCGAGGCCGGTAAAGCCGGTTGCCTTTTGGCGGCGGCGACGCTAGCGTGCGCCACACTTTGGGCCTATTTTCCGGAGATTAAGCAGACCCCGCGATGAACATCACCAGCTTTGAATTCGCCTTGTTTTTCGCGGCGATACTGCCGCTCAACTGGATCCTGCGCCGCTGGGCCGCCCCCTACAGGGTGTTTTTGCTCCTGGCGTCCTACGTCTTTTACGCCTCGTTCAACGCCAAGTTTCTGCTGATCCTTCTGGTCTTCAGCTTCCTGACCTGGTTTTTCGCCGTGGTCTTCGCCGAGACCTCCGACCTGCGGTTCCGACGATTCTGCATGATCCTCTACGTGGCGTTTTCCCTGGGCATGCTCATTTTCTTCAAGTATTACGAGATGCTCTACATCTCCGCCGACTGGCTCTTCCGCAGCGTATCGGTCGAAAATCCCGTGCCCCTGCTCGACGTCATCATGCCCATCGGCATCTCCTTTTTCACGTTCCAGGGCATGTCCTACGCCATCGACGTCTACCGGGAGCCGGCCAAGGTGGAGCGCAGCCTGATCGAGGTCTTTTGCTTCATCTCCTTTTTCCCGACCATTCTGTCCGGGCCCATCCTGCGGGCCGGCAATTTTCTGCCCCAGCTCAAAAACAACAAAGTGGAGCCGGTGGATTTCACCCGGGCCTTTTACCTGCTCACCCGGGGGCTCATCAAAAAGATCATCATCTCGAGCTACCTGTCCGAGCATATCGTGCGCGCGACCTTCGGCGCGCCCGAAGGGTTTTCCTCGGCCGCCGTGCTGGTCGGGGTGCTGTCCTACTCCGCCCAGATCTACTGCGACTTTTCGGGCTATTCCGATCTGGCCCAGGGCATCGCGTTGCTGATGGGCTTCAACGTGCCGGACAACTTCAACGCGCCCTACATCTCCCAGTCCCTGCGCGATTTCTGGCGGCGCTGGCACATCACCTTCTCCGTGTGGCTGCGCGATTACCTCTATATTTCCCTTGGCGGCAACCGGAAGGGCCGCACGCGCAAATTCGTAAACCTGATCGCCACCATGGGCCTTGGCGGCCTGTGGCACGGCGCGGCCTACAATTTTCTGGTCTGGGGCTTCATCCATGGCTTCGGGCTGGTGGGCAACCACCTGATCATGGAATACCGCAAGGGCCGGGCGGCGGCCCGGGCGGCGGCGGGCATCCTGCCGCCGTCGGGTCCCACCGCTTCGGGCATGGCCTGGGCGACGCTTTGCTGGCTGACGACGTTTTCCTACGTCACGGTGGCCTGGGTCTTTTTCGGGGCCGAGGATGCGGGCAAGGCCGTGGACATCCTGAGACGCATCGCGGCCTGGGACCCCTCGGGCGCGGGATTCCGGCCCACCTGTCTGGTGCTGGTGGGGCTCGTCCTGGCCGTGCAGCTTCTCAATTGGTCGGGCCGGGACGTGTTTCGCCGGGGCTTCGAATGGCTGCCCATGCCGCTGCAGGGACTGGCCCTCGGCATCGCGGCGACGCTGATCCTCAAGCTCGGCCCGGACGGCGTTCTGCCGTTTATTTATTTCCAGTTTTAGAGGCGAAGAAAATGCGAGAGGGGAAACCCTTTAAAAAGGGTTCTCCCCTCTCGCGCTCTTCCCTTCCTCAATTTTTCAACGAATACGGCTCGAGATTGGTAACACCTTGCCATTGCTAAAAATATTTTGAAGGGGAGCCTGGGGGGAGAACCTTTCCGCAAGAAAGTTTTTCCCCAAGACTCTTTTTTTTCCTGTTTTTCCGCCCCATTCCATAAATTTGGTATTTTTCTTGTAAGCAAGGCCCCGTTCTGGTAAGGTGACCCTTCAGGATGGGATACGGCCATGGCGGCTGTGCCAGATCGCAAGCGCCTCGAATCGTTGGGGAAAACGAAGTTCAGGAGGCTTTGGCGCTTGTCGGGGCGCAGCGTTAGGGACGCTGGCTGTTTGAGTTTCTTATACCATCCCGGGTCGCGTTTCTTACATTATCATGCCGCTGCCAGGGCTTGCCGGACGCGATGGGGGTCGCGGAAGGAAGTCGTGGGAGAGGCGATGAGGTGTGTTTCATGCGAAACCCGAGTCAGGCCCTCCTCCTGGCCGTATTGATGGCGTCCCTGATCCTGCCTCCGGTGTTGCCGGCGGCCAAGGCGGCTGCGGCCGGCCCTGCCCATAACACGCGGACGCGCATCCTGCTTGTGGGCGACTCTCTTTCCATCGGTCTTGGCAAGCAGCTGGAAACCGTTTTCGCCGGCCAACCCGGCGTGCGTTTCGAGCATCTGGGCAAGGTCTCGAGCGGGCTGGCCAATCCGGCCTTTTTCGATTGGGACGCCCATCTGACCTCCCTGGTCGCGGCCAGCCATCCCGACATCGTGCTCGTCATGGTCGGGGCCAACGACGACAAGCCGTTGCCCGGCGCGAACGGCAAATCGCTTCCGTTTGGCACCAAGGCCTGGGACGCGGCCTATGCGGCGCGCCTGTCCAAGCTCCATGCCATCGTCCGGGCGGCCAACCCCGGCGCTTCCGTCTATTTCATCGGCGTGCCGGTCATGGCCGATGCCGCCTTCGACAAAAAGATGATCCATATGAGCGGGGTTATCGCGGCCACGGCGCGCCGCCTGCCCGACAGCCATTATATCGACGTGCGCGACGTCCTTGCCGCCGCCGACGGCGCGTTCGCCCCGATGGCCAGGACCCCGGACGGCGGCCTGACCAAGTTGCGGGCCGACGACGGCGTGCATATTTCCGGGACCGGCTCCCGGCTTCTGGCCGGACGCTGCCTGGAAGCCGTGGCCGACCCGGCCGGACTGCCCAGGGCGCGGCTTTTGGCCTCCATAGAGGACAGGAACGCCCGGCCGGTGGCCGGCGCGGCGGCCAAGCCCGCCGTCGTGCCCGTCACGATGGTGGCCGCCGTGACGCCCGAGCCTGCCAAGCCGCGCACCGCAAAACCCCAGGCCGCCAAGCCGGCAGTCGCCAAAGCGCAGGCGCGGCCGGCCAAAACGCCCGAAGTGGCGGTCGCCGCGGCCAAGCCCGCTTCTCCGGCGACTGCCGCCGCCTACACCGTGGCCGACGGCGACACGCTTTGGTCCGTGGCCAAGCGCCTCGGCGTCTCGGCCGATGCCCTGACCCAGGCCAATCCGGGTGTGGACCCGCGCCGTATGTCCATCGGCCAGTCCCTGTCCGTGCCGGCCGGCGGCGCGATGGTGGCCGCGGCCGCGTCGGCGACCCAGTCCGCCCTTGCGGCCGGACATGGGCATATCGTGGCCGAGGGCGACAATTATTGGTCCGTGGCCCGGCGTTACGACGTGAGCGTGGCCGCCCTGACCGCCGCCAATCCGGGCGTGGACCCGACCAGGCTGCGCATCGGCCAGGAACTCGTCATTCCCGGCGCCGCTTCCGGCGCGCCGGTCCATGTCGCGGACGACGGCCGCTACGTGGTGGCCGACGGCGACAATTTCTGGTCCATCGCCCACCGCCTCGGCATCGACGTGGCCGCGCTCACCCAGGCCAATGCCGCCGTGAACCCGCAAAAGCTCCAGCCCGGCCAGGTGCTGTCCCTGCCCGGCGTGAGCAAGGCCGACAGCGGCGACCACGCTCCGGCCCTCGAGTCCCGCACTGTCGGCGACGCCGCCCTGTATCCCGTGGCCAAGGGCGATACCCTGTGGGGGCTTTCCCGCCGCTTCGGCGTGGACCTCGATACGTTGCTCACGGTCAACGGCGAGGTCGATCCGTCCCGGTTGCAGGTCGGCCAGCTCGTGACCATCCCCGGCGGCCAGCCCGTGGCTTCCGCCGAGACCCTGGCTTTTCCGGTGTCCGAGGGCGATACCTTGGCCAGCATCGCCAAGCGCTTCGACGTGAGCGTCGCGGAGCTTATGGCCGCCAATCCCGGCGTCGATCCGCTCCGCTTGCAGGTGGGGCAGGTGCTGCGGGTGCCGTCGTCGCTGGCCGCCGTGGCCGCTTCGGGCTCGGGCCGGCAGACCCCGGCCCAGGCTTCCGTTCCCGTGGCCAATCCCGCCGAGGCAACGCCCGCGCCCGGCCGGAGCCCGCGCCAGCACACCGTGTCGCTCGGCGATACGGTCTGGGACATCGCCCAGCGCTACGGCCTCAGCGTGGAGCGCATTCTTGCCGCCAACAGCGGTCTGGACCCCATGCATCTGCGCATCGGCCAGACCATGCGCCTGCCCGGCGATGCCGTTGTGACCATGGCGGCGGTCCGCTGATTGTATTTTATGGTTTAGGGCCGTCCGAAGGACGGTGTGCCCCTTCGGCGGCCGGCGGGCTGTCGCGGGGTATCGCGGCGGAACCGCCGGGTGGGCCTAGGCTATCGGCCTGAAGTCCGATTCCGGACGGGACGATCCGTTTTTTTTTGCGACCAAGCGGGAAGGGCCGCGAAGGTCCCGGCCATGGGGAGTATGGCCGGGACCTTCGCGGCCCTTGGCGTTTGGGGAACGGTTCCTCTCCCGGCGGGCGGGCGCTTCGCCGGGGAGACGCGGTCCTTTAGAGCATCACCCAGACGGCGATGAGGCCGGTTGCGGTCATGGTGATGGTGTAGGGCAGGGCCAGACGCACCATCTGTCCATAAGACAGCCGGATCAGCGGGGCCAATGCCGAGGTCAAAAGAAACAGGAACGCGGCCTGGCCGTTGGGTGTGGCCACGCTCGGGATGTTGGTGCCGGTGTTGATGGCCACGGCCAGCCGGTCGAACTGGTTTATGGCCGCCGTGACCTGGGGCAGCACTTCCTTGGGCAGCGTGGCCAGGACGTCGGCCCGTTGGATATGGGCGTCGGTCAGCTTGGCCAGCAAATCGGCCCCGCTCATGCCGAGGCCCTGCATTCCGGAAAAGAGCTGGATGAAATGGGCTTTGGTCTCGGTAATGTAGACCGTGGCCACGAACACGTTGTCGCTGATCATGGAGAGCAGGCCGTTGGCCAGGTAATAGGCCGCGGTCTGGGTCTTGCCGGAAAGCGACAGCACGAACCCGATGACCGGCGCGAACAGGTGCTGGTCGTGGATGACGGCCACGA is part of the Solidesulfovibrio fructosivorans JJ] genome and harbors:
- a CDS encoding SGNH/GDSL hydrolase family protein; translation: MLPTRFRIGKSLFFLAALVAMLCGAPSAPYCDPVPAPRPAGDDSLRTLVASLDLTPNAPQAAAKPDLHAVRETVAAYQVRLTVDKEATHPLSGPVAVNEDHHLGGPGRRLRLVTLAALDPPAPEPAKAAPAARPAPIPRQVAVKKTTSPAPAPVAKAAAPRPSLGIAPGRSVLVAGDSLSIFLANALRPMLAGRPGTSFTARGKVSSGLARPDFFDWEREMAALAKAKPDTVVIMIAANDDKTMTRPDGKKVAFGRPGWNAEYARRVRRLVTLARSHNPAARIYWVGSPVMANPRLNADVAAINAVIAKEIAALPGCQYVDVWRTLADASGHYARTLPAPGGPRTARTPDGVHLTPYGAKLLANAALTSMSPAVAQLDRP
- a CDS encoding MBOAT family O-acyltransferase, giving the protein MNITSFEFALFFAAILPLNWILRRWAAPYRVFLLLASYVFYASFNAKFLLILLVFSFLTWFFAVVFAETSDLRFRRFCMILYVAFSLGMLIFFKYYEMLYISADWLFRSVSVENPVPLLDVIMPIGISFFTFQGMSYAIDVYREPAKVERSLIEVFCFISFFPTILSGPILRAGNFLPQLKNNKVEPVDFTRAFYLLTRGLIKKIIISSYLSEHIVRATFGAPEGFSSAAVLVGVLSYSAQIYCDFSGYSDLAQGIALLMGFNVPDNFNAPYISQSLRDFWRRWHITFSVWLRDYLYISLGGNRKGRTRKFVNLIATMGLGGLWHGAAYNFLVWGFIHGFGLVGNHLIMEYRKGRAAARAAAGILPPSGPTASGMAWATLCWLTTFSYVTVAWVFFGAEDAGKAVDILRRIAAWDPSGAGFRPTCLVLVGLVLAVQLLNWSGRDVFRRGFEWLPMPLQGLALGIAATLILKLGPDGVLPFIYFQF
- a CDS encoding DUF459 domain-containing protein; translated protein: MRNPSQALLLAVLMASLILPPVLPAAKAAAAGPAHNTRTRILLVGDSLSIGLGKQLETVFAGQPGVRFEHLGKVSSGLANPAFFDWDAHLTSLVAASHPDIVLVMVGANDDKPLPGANGKSLPFGTKAWDAAYAARLSKLHAIVRAANPGASVYFIGVPVMADAAFDKKMIHMSGVIAATARRLPDSHYIDVRDVLAAADGAFAPMARTPDGGLTKLRADDGVHISGTGSRLLAGRCLEAVADPAGLPRARLLASIEDRNARPVAGAAAKPAVVPVTMVAAVTPEPAKPRTAKPQAAKPAVAKAQARPAKTPEVAVAAAKPASPATAAAYTVADGDTLWSVAKRLGVSADALTQANPGVDPRRMSIGQSLSVPAGGAMVAAAASATQSALAAGHGHIVAEGDNYWSVARRYDVSVAALTAANPGVDPTRLRIGQELVIPGAASGAPVHVADDGRYVVADGDNFWSIAHRLGIDVAALTQANAAVNPQKLQPGQVLSLPGVSKADSGDHAPALESRTVGDAALYPVAKGDTLWGLSRRFGVDLDTLLTVNGEVDPSRLQVGQLVTIPGGQPVASAETLAFPVSEGDTLASIAKRFDVSVAELMAANPGVDPLRLQVGQVLRVPSSLAAVAASGSGRQTPAQASVPVANPAEATPAPGRSPRQHTVSLGDTVWDIAQRYGLSVERILAANSGLDPMHLRIGQTMRLPGDAVVTMAAVR